The Methylocaldum marinum genome includes the window TGCGCAGACGGTCTACCGCGAAGGTGGCGCCGGCCGCGTTGCCGCCCGGGAAAACGGCGACGAATTCCTCATCGCCGATGCGGGCGAAAATGTCCTTCGACCTGAATAGTCCGCGGGCAGCGGTGACCACGTGTATCAGCGCCTGGTCGCCGGCGTCGCGGCCATGCTCATCATTGATCCCGGCGAGCCGGTCGATATTGATCAAGCCTATCGACATCTGGTCTTTACGGCGGCGGCTCCGGGTGAATTCGCGCGTCAGGACGACATCGATACCGCGCCGGTTCAGTACGCCTGTCAGCGGGTCGTTTTGCGTCAAGCCGGGGTTTTCTTTCAAGTCCTCCCGCATGCGTTGAAGTAGCTGCTGGGCTTCCCTCAAATCCGCCTGGGAATCGGCAACCCTCTGCCGGAGCAGGGACAGGGTCTTCATGATCTGGCTCCGGGTCTGTTCCGCGGAAAATGCATTCGGAGCGGCGTTCTGCTCGTTGAGCAGGATCTGGAAATGCCCGTCGAAAGTTCCCAACTCGACCGCAAGACCGAAGGTCGTGTCGGTAAGAATTTGCAAGATCGCTTCGACGGCAGCGGTCACCTCGACTCCGGGGGTAGGTTCCCGGGCCAATGGTTCGAGTTTTCGCCCGCTCAGTTCGCCGGCGATCAGATAGTAGTGTTCGGCATAAAGGTCCGGGGTTGGCGGCAAACCGGATTCGGTCAGGCGGCGCAAAGTTTGTCGTGCTACCGCCACGGGCTGTGGGGAGAGGAAATCGACGGTCATTTTCGGCACTTTGTCGGGAGGTGCGTGGAAACTATAGAAAAAAGTAGACCAATTTCCTTGGTTTAGTAAGTCTTGCTTGACAGGCATCCGACATAAAACCGGTTGACTGCGGGCCGAAGACTCGGACGATTAAGCGGCCGTCACCGCGGGCTTTTCCGGGTAACGGCGGCTCACGAAACCGAATATGATCGCCGTGGCGAGCATCAGCAAGGAAAAAAACCAGAAATAATCGGCTCCCGCCAGCTTCGATGTGCCGTCCGGGTTCTGAATGAAAAAATTGACCGCGCTGGTGAACAGATTTCCGGCGGCTACGGAGACCATGAAGAAGGACATCACAAACGACTTCATCTTCGGCGGTGCCTGGGTGTAGGAGAACTCCAGACAGGTTATCGACACCATGACCTCGGAAGAAGTCAGAACAACATAATTGAGCAGTTGCCAGCCTATGGACATCGAAACGCCGGCATCCAGGGCGCGCTGAATCCAGGCCGCAAACGCAAACGAAGAAGCCGCGAGCACCATTCCCGCGCCGATTTTTCCCAGCGCCGTGATACGCATGCGGCGTTCCAGCCGGGGATAAATGCCGTAGTAGAAAAGGGGTGTCAGAATCATGATGAGCAAAGGATTGGCCGCCTGGATCTGCGAGGGCAGAATCCGGTACTCAAGAAAGGTCTGATCCATTTTTTGGGCCTGTAGCACCCAGGACGAGCCGGTCTGATCGAACAGCGCCCAGAACACCGCCACGAATGCATAGATGACGGCGAGCCTGCCCAAGGTTCGCAAACCCTCTCGGCTCAGGGCTTCACGCAAGAAAGCGGCGCCCCCGGCCGGAATATGCGCGAAGCGGTAGCGGCCAGCCCAGAAAATGGCGGTGGCGGCCAACATCAGGATGCCGGGAACGCCGAAGGCCAGCGAGGGTCCGTAGTTTTCCAGCAGCCAGGGCGTCACCAGCATGGACACGAATGCGCCCGAGTTGAGGGCGAAATAGAACCAGCCATAGACCCGGCTGAGCAAATGGCGATTGGTTTGCGCGAACTGGTCGCCAACATGTGCCGAGACGCAGGGTTTGATGCCGCCCGCGCCCAGCGCGATCAGGCTCTGTCCGAGCAGCAGGCCGGTACGGGTGTCGTCCAGCGCGAGGGCCAGGTGTCCCAGGCAATAAACCAGCGACAACAGGATGATGGTCCGGTATTTCCCAAGCCATCCGTCGGCGAGCAGTGCACCCAGGATCGGGGTGAAATAAGCCGCTGAAACGAATAAGTGGAAATAGCCCTTGGCTTCCTCTTCGCTCATGGGGTCGGGATAGCCGGCGGAGCTCATGAGGTATTGGCTCATGAACACCACCAATACCGCCCGCATGCCGTAATAGCTGAATCGCTCGGCCGCTTCGTTGCCGATGATGTAAGGAATGCCGGGCGGAAGCCCTGCGATGGGAAGGGGGTTGCTGCGGTACTGGGTCATGCCTGCCATTCCATTTCTACATTGTTTTCCGATACTGCCTAAGCGGGGGAGGTGGAGCGGCACGCCCCTAAAGTGTGATGGAGCTCCGCCGATCTCGGCATTTTTTGATCCAAATCAAGAAACATTGCGTTTCCTTTAGTTACCGTATGTCCGCACGCCGATTCCGGCGTAGGTATAAAAACGATCATTCGCACATAACGATTCTGAGGAAGCTGTAATGGAAAAAGAGAAAGACTATTTCTGGTTCTATATTGGCGGCGTCATCATTGCCGTTGCGATTACCCTGGTGATGGTCAAAGGAAGCGAACACGAGAAAT containing:
- a CDS encoding GGDEF domain-containing protein, with translation MTVDFLSPQPVAVARQTLRRLTESGLPPTPDLYAEHYYLIAGELSGRKLEPLAREPTPGVEVTAAVEAILQILTDTTFGLAVELGTFDGHFQILLNEQNAAPNAFSAEQTRSQIMKTLSLLRQRVADSQADLREAQQLLQRMREDLKENPGLTQNDPLTGVLNRRGIDVVLTREFTRSRRRKDQMSIGLINIDRLAGINDEHGRDAGDQALIHVVTAARGLFRSKDIFARIGDEEFVAVFPGGNAAGATFAVDRLRNVLDRIPLRYNGKTIPVKISAGVAEMHPSDTLSDLLQRAERCLHKAKDSGRNLVVNETDLA
- a CDS encoding POT family MFS transporter, with protein sequence MTQYRSNPLPIAGLPPGIPYIIGNEAAERFSYYGMRAVLVVFMSQYLMSSAGYPDPMSEEEAKGYFHLFVSAAYFTPILGALLADGWLGKYRTIILLSLVYCLGHLALALDDTRTGLLLGQSLIALGAGGIKPCVSAHVGDQFAQTNRHLLSRVYGWFYFALNSGAFVSMLVTPWLLENYGPSLAFGVPGILMLAATAIFWAGRYRFAHIPAGGAAFLREALSREGLRTLGRLAVIYAFVAVFWALFDQTGSSWVLQAQKMDQTFLEYRILPSQIQAANPLLIMILTPLFYYGIYPRLERRMRITALGKIGAGMVLAASSFAFAAWIQRALDAGVSMSIGWQLLNYVVLTSSEVMVSITCLEFSYTQAPPKMKSFVMSFFMVSVAAGNLFTSAVNFFIQNPDGTSKLAGADYFWFFSLLMLATAIIFGFVSRRYPEKPAVTAA